From Vibrio artabrorum, a single genomic window includes:
- a CDS encoding ABC transporter permease, whose translation MDFSLIIESLPIYLSGLWTTAWMVCVALIIGLCVAIPLAIARNSPNILIHVPAWSFIYFFRGTPLLVQLYLIYYGMDQFFPVKDTLWENAWFCALVAFILNTSAYTAEIIRGAINGLPKGEVEAAKAYGMSTPKTYRRIILPSALRRALPAYSNEVIFMLHGSAVAGIVTIMDLTGAARLVNSRYYAPFESFLTAGLFYMALTFIIIAIFKFAEKRFLAYLRPLS comes from the coding sequence ATGGACTTTTCATTGATTATTGAAAGCCTGCCGATTTACCTTAGTGGTCTATGGACAACGGCGTGGATGGTTTGCGTCGCTTTGATCATTGGCTTATGTGTTGCGATACCACTCGCGATTGCTCGCAACAGTCCTAATATCTTGATTCACGTCCCGGCTTGGTCGTTCATCTACTTCTTCCGTGGTACACCCTTGTTGGTACAGTTGTACTTGATTTACTACGGCATGGACCAGTTTTTCCCAGTAAAAGACACACTATGGGAAAACGCATGGTTCTGTGCTCTGGTGGCATTCATTCTTAACACATCAGCATATACAGCAGAGATCATTCGCGGTGCCATTAACGGCTTACCTAAAGGTGAAGTTGAAGCCGCAAAAGCGTACGGTATGAGCACACCAAAGACTTACCGCCGCATCATTCTGCCAAGTGCTCTACGTCGCGCATTACCGGCTTACAGTAACGAAGTTATCTTCATGCTTCACGGCTCTGCGGTAGCAGGTATCGTAACCATTATGGATCTAACCGGAGCTGCTCGTTTGGTGAACTCACGTTACTATGCCCCATTCGAGTCTTTCCTGACGGCGGGTCTGTTCTACATGGCGTTGACGTTTATCATCATCGCGATTTTCAAATTCGCAGAGAAGCGTTTCCTTGCTTACCTAAGACCCCTTAGCTAA